From one Nothobranchius furzeri strain GRZ-AD chromosome 2, NfurGRZ-RIMD1, whole genome shotgun sequence genomic stretch:
- the LOC139065428 gene encoding uncharacterized protein yields MLHHRCPDVLYLFDALLTIPASTADCERGFSVMKQVKSDWRSRPKSPNDLRPVALTSLVMKAMEKIIKEHIVRATEPLMDPLQFAYRTRRGADDAKIFILDSIHKYLELPDSSARLLFVDFSSAFNTLQPHILATKLSSQFHLDDQLTLWILDFLTNRTQKVWVNNCLSGLRSTSTGSPQGCVLSPRSTSTPTTADPHIPTVTW; encoded by the coding sequence ATGCTGCACCATCGGTGTCCTGACGTCCTTTACCTCTTTGATGCTCTCCTCACCATCCCTGCAAGTACAGCTGACTGTGAAAGAGGGTTCAGTGTCatgaagcaggtaaagagtgacTGGCGTTCACGCCCAAAGTCTCCTAACGATCTTCGTCCTGTAGCGCTAACCTCCTTGGTGATGAAGGCCATGGAGAAGATCATAAAAGAGCACATTGTAAGAGCAACTGAGCCCCTGATGGATCCACTCCAGTTTGCTTATCGTACACGCAGAGGCGCCGATGATGCAAAAATCTTCATCCTGGACTCCATCCACAAATATCTGGAGCTCCCTGACTCCTCCGCCAGGCTTCTGTTTGTTGACTTTTCATCAGCATTCAACACTCTGCAGCCTCACATCCTGGCTACTAAACTTTCCTCCCAATTTCATTTAGATGACCAGTTAACCCTGTGGATACTGGACTTTTTAACCAACAGGACTCAGAAAGTTTGGGTCAACAACTGTCTCTCCGGTCTCCGTTCCACCTCCACCGGCTCCCCCCAGGGCTGTGTGCTCTCCCCCCGCTCTACATCTACACCGACGACTGCAGATCCACACATCCCAACTGTCACCTGGTGA